One genomic segment of Vibrio agarivorans includes these proteins:
- a CDS encoding lytic polysaccharide monooxygenase has product MKKTHLSAFITAVWMIAPNVAHAHGYAYYPEARQSICNNGTFWGGNHESEACEEVYNISGGYPMTQYHEVAINIPAPLYNDFEVVKESIPDGTLCSANDNQKRGLDIGHTEWTRTELNPGSFEYVFKATAKHNPSFWEIYLTKEGVDVSQPLKWSDLELIAEAGNILADDQDFYRMNVTIPSDRSGDAILYTRWQRDDPAGEGFYNCSDITITGDGGTPPPVDPDEPYLVKGARFVPLDVELTTPEIGDTVKYDVFSSEGHLHNTFSVTVSEDNADAWHRLLAGDINGYYEAVHDNDVYIGDWHEEMSHYMFFRDELHSNYFNSRDGVGYGEFSIIKDEAPNDLEPVVSAMTLANLVEAKIEHGELIVLHPNNSKGDFNSVEWVQLSGEHVEYSVGNYNELFIDTEQLSAQQDHELTFRLSVFNSEGSASTVYTFTVEGEGSVTPPPAEGDWNPSATYIQGDKVNYNGQSWTAQWWTQGEEPGTTGEWGVWR; this is encoded by the coding sequence ATGAAGAAAACTCATCTTTCAGCATTCATCACAGCAGTTTGGATGATCGCTCCAAATGTAGCCCATGCTCACGGCTATGCGTATTACCCTGAAGCACGTCAAAGTATCTGTAATAACGGTACTTTTTGGGGGGGGAACCACGAAAGTGAAGCGTGTGAAGAGGTATACAATATTTCTGGTGGGTACCCAATGACGCAATATCATGAGGTTGCGATCAATATTCCTGCCCCTTTGTATAACGACTTTGAAGTGGTAAAAGAGTCGATTCCTGATGGAACACTTTGTTCGGCTAACGACAACCAGAAACGTGGCTTAGACATCGGGCATACTGAATGGACACGTACCGAACTGAATCCAGGTAGTTTTGAATATGTGTTCAAAGCAACGGCTAAGCACAATCCATCATTTTGGGAGATTTACCTTACCAAAGAGGGTGTGGATGTCAGTCAGCCTTTGAAATGGAGTGACTTAGAGCTGATCGCTGAAGCGGGCAATATTTTGGCTGATGATCAAGATTTCTATCGTATGAATGTAACGATTCCATCGGACCGTTCAGGTGATGCTATTTTGTATACACGATGGCAGAGAGATGACCCAGCTGGTGAAGGGTTCTATAATTGTAGTGATATTACAATCACTGGTGATGGTGGTACACCTCCACCAGTAGACCCAGATGAGCCTTATTTGGTAAAAGGTGCGCGATTCGTACCTTTAGATGTAGAGTTAACGACTCCAGAGATTGGCGACACGGTAAAATACGATGTGTTTAGCTCTGAAGGCCATCTTCATAACACCTTTTCAGTAACGGTATCTGAAGATAATGCAGATGCATGGCATAGATTACTTGCTGGTGATATTAATGGTTACTATGAAGCGGTTCATGATAATGATGTATATATCGGTGACTGGCATGAAGAGATGTCTCACTATATGTTCTTCCGAGATGAACTTCACTCGAACTACTTTAACTCTCGCGACGGTGTAGGTTATGGTGAGTTTTCTATCATCAAAGATGAAGCACCTAACGATTTAGAGCCGGTTGTCTCTGCCATGACGCTCGCTAATTTAGTTGAAGCTAAGATTGAACATGGTGAACTGATTGTTCTTCACCCTAATAACTCAAAGGGCGACTTCAATTCTGTTGAATGGGTTCAATTGAGCGGTGAGCATGTTGAGTACTCGGTGGGTAACTACAACGAATTGTTCATTGATACTGAGCAATTGAGTGCTCAACAAGACCATGAACTGACGTTCCGCTTAAGCGTATTCAACAGTGAAGGTAGCGCATCAACGGTTTACACCTTTACAGTAGAAGGTGAAGGCAGCGTGACACCACCACCAGCAGAAGGTGACTGGAATCCATCAGCGACTTACATCCAAGGTGATAAAGTGAACTACAATGGCCAAAGCTGGACAGCGCAGTGGTGGACTCAAGGTGAGGAGCCTGGCACGACTGGCGAATGGGGTGTTTGGCGTTAA
- a CDS encoding DedA family protein has translation MLTAILVQDFDTLLEFDSLHAILLLLALILFLESSFVFLPLPGDGLVLFVGGLVGIGAIDFNMALVVLSVAAGSGSVIAYFQGRWLSGTRFMSKVESTLPDDTLPRATELLERYGFLSLFVSRFIPFVRIVTPMLMGVSKLSMMRTAIISLTSAFTWILTLLCVGSWVMQRPMVAEYQEVITKYFLMSSMALMFAAFIGIAIRVNRNKKRATQAVTE, from the coding sequence ATGTTAACGGCCATCTTAGTCCAAGACTTCGATACACTTTTGGAATTCGATTCGTTGCATGCAATATTGTTGTTGTTAGCGCTTATCTTGTTTTTAGAATCTAGCTTTGTATTCTTGCCTTTGCCTGGTGATGGTCTAGTACTATTTGTTGGTGGACTTGTCGGTATCGGTGCGATTGACTTCAATATGGCGCTGGTGGTGCTGTCCGTAGCTGCGGGCTCTGGCAGTGTGATAGCCTATTTCCAAGGTCGCTGGCTGAGCGGTACGCGCTTTATGTCAAAAGTAGAATCAACCCTACCGGATGATACTCTACCAAGAGCAACCGAGCTGCTTGAACGTTACGGATTCCTATCTTTGTTTGTTTCGCGTTTCATTCCGTTTGTTCGTATTGTGACACCAATGCTAATGGGGGTTTCAAAGCTCAGTATGATGCGTACGGCGATCATCAGCCTGACGAGCGCGTTTACGTGGATTCTTACCCTGTTGTGTGTGGGTAGTTGGGTTATGCAGCGCCCGATGGTGGCTGAATATCAAGAAGTGATTACGAAGTACTTTCTGATGTCGAGTATGGCACTGATGTTTGCCGCGTTTATCGGTATTGCAATTCGCGTCAATCGTAATAAAAAGCGCGCAACACAGGCGGTGACAGAGTAA
- a CDS encoding helix-turn-helix transcriptional regulator, translating to MKDMDIHLVSRESVILFASMLKEVDSDIYGLLRQATIPNDIDTETDYRFLPESSLKNTLDLLAGKLSNQTLGWLFLRACKEKYIPRFVNKLSGCSTVKHAIERFCQQLNHESTGAKTSLQYAGETWWFVREKNGVDEAWFKYAEMFSVIFMCELIRGLTNDKWRPERVGIQSPCIDEFTKLPSMELAQFFLERPMTAVEINRATLALPVSVSRPMGALDNARQEQPVDSLSFTQQFTLAITPYLSMGKLPIKIAAEILRMNVRTLQRKLAAENIIYKQFIEDLVFKEVSKSIIETDDAITQIAIRYGYSDGAHFTRSFKRIYGVSPLQYRKQNLDK from the coding sequence ATGAAAGATATGGACATCCACCTAGTTTCGCGAGAGAGTGTCATACTCTTCGCTTCAATGTTGAAAGAAGTCGACAGTGACATCTACGGGTTGCTTCGCCAAGCTACAATTCCCAATGATATCGATACAGAGACAGACTACCGCTTTCTCCCCGAGTCAAGTTTAAAGAATACTCTGGATTTATTAGCAGGTAAGCTATCAAACCAAACATTAGGCTGGCTTTTTTTACGCGCTTGCAAAGAGAAGTATATCCCACGCTTTGTTAACAAGTTGAGTGGGTGCTCGACAGTAAAACACGCGATAGAGCGCTTTTGTCAGCAACTTAACCACGAATCCACTGGTGCGAAAACCTCTTTGCAATATGCCGGTGAGACTTGGTGGTTTGTTCGAGAAAAAAACGGTGTTGATGAGGCATGGTTTAAGTATGCTGAGATGTTTTCAGTCATCTTCATGTGCGAGCTTATTCGAGGGTTAACCAATGATAAGTGGCGTCCAGAACGGGTGGGCATTCAAAGCCCGTGCATAGATGAGTTTACAAAACTACCTTCAATGGAGTTAGCGCAATTCTTTCTCGAACGGCCAATGACAGCTGTGGAAATTAACCGAGCAACCCTCGCTTTACCAGTCAGTGTTTCAAGGCCAATGGGTGCATTGGATAACGCAAGGCAAGAGCAACCGGTAGATTCGTTAAGTTTTACACAACAATTTACTTTGGCGATCACTCCTTATTTGTCCATGGGGAAACTGCCGATAAAAATTGCGGCTGAGATATTACGTATGAACGTGCGCACGCTGCAGCGTAAGTTGGCCGCTGAAAATATAATTTATAAACAGTTTATCGAGGACCTCGTATTCAAAGAGGTTTCAAAGAGTATCATTGAGACAGATGATGCGATCACCCAGATCGCCATCCGATATGGTTATTCTGACGGAGCGCACTTTACCCGCTCGTTTAAGCGAATTTATGGTGTTTCGCCATTGCAGTATCGAAAGCAGAATCTAGATAAGTAA
- a CDS encoding AAA family ATPase, which produces MIAQQFHTLQNYLESQVIGQQELVKQLLVALLADGHILVEGPPGLAKTRAVKCLADCIEGEFHRVQFTPDLLPADLTGTDIFRPETGDFAFQAGPIFNSLVLADEINRAPAKVQAAMLEAMAEKQISVGKTTYALPELFLVMATQNPIEQEGTYPLPEAQLDRFLLHLNVDYPNEDAELDILRLNRGEAQGLEAVDKPTLTQQTIFDARKAALDIHMAEGVERYIVRLVLATRNPEKYSSELTGQLEMGVSPRATIALDRCARAHAWLAGRDYVTPEDVQTMAYPVLRHRLLLSYSAQAQGIKPDTIIDALLSMVGSA; this is translated from the coding sequence ATGATTGCGCAGCAATTCCATACACTTCAAAACTATCTCGAATCTCAAGTCATCGGCCAACAGGAGCTAGTTAAGCAACTCCTTGTCGCTTTATTAGCCGACGGACACATATTAGTAGAAGGTCCTCCTGGGCTGGCTAAAACCCGCGCAGTGAAATGTTTAGCAGACTGCATAGAAGGCGAGTTCCATCGTGTTCAGTTTACACCAGACTTATTGCCAGCCGATCTGACAGGTACAGACATCTTCCGCCCAGAAACCGGCGACTTTGCCTTCCAAGCTGGCCCTATTTTTAATTCACTGGTTCTGGCAGATGAAATCAACCGCGCGCCTGCTAAAGTGCAGGCAGCGATGCTCGAAGCCATGGCAGAAAAGCAGATCTCTGTCGGCAAAACCACGTACGCGCTGCCAGAGCTATTTTTGGTGATGGCAACACAAAACCCGATTGAGCAGGAAGGCACCTACCCACTGCCAGAAGCGCAGCTAGACCGTTTCTTGCTGCACCTCAATGTTGACTACCCGAATGAAGATGCCGAGCTGGATATTCTTCGTCTAAACCGTGGGGAGGCACAGGGCCTTGAAGCCGTCGACAAACCGACACTGACTCAACAGACTATTTTCGATGCGCGTAAAGCAGCACTCGATATTCATATGGCAGAAGGCGTAGAGCGCTACATCGTTCGCTTGGTGCTAGCGACCCGTAATCCAGAAAAATACAGTAGTGAACTCACAGGACAATTGGAAATGGGCGTGAGCCCACGTGCCACTATCGCCCTTGATCGCTGTGCCCGTGCACATGCTTGGCTCGCCGGACGTGACTATGTCACGCCAGAAGATGTGCAGACAATGGCTTACCCTGTTTTGCGTCATCGCTTGCTGTTGTCGTATAGCGCACAAGCACAAGGCATTAAGCCTGACACCATCATTGATGCACTGCTGTCTATGGTAGGTAGTGCATAA
- a CDS encoding DMT family transporter — protein sequence MIYFLPLITVLIWGGNSIVNKLAASAIEPSAMSFYRWFVAMLILTPFCLPQVIKQWSVIRTNLPKLATLAFLGMVLNQSLGYYAGLTTTASNMALITSLVPLISVFLSLPLLGKPVSPLSVIGGVLSLFGLAFMLGEGDVLFFTTQAVTQGDALMVLAAVVYGTYCVLLKRWQMPFSNWTMIYTQGVLAVFMLTPLWLSSEQLLPTKASLPLIAYAGILASIFTPWMWVKSINRIGADSTAMFMNLLPVFAMILAATFLGEKIHHFHIMGGTLVIGGVLLAQVKPNRWLTAYRQRSQRII from the coding sequence ATGATTTACTTTCTCCCTCTCATCACAGTTTTAATTTGGGGCGGTAATTCTATCGTCAACAAACTTGCAGCCTCTGCTATTGAGCCGAGCGCCATGAGCTTTTATCGCTGGTTTGTAGCGATGCTGATCCTAACGCCATTTTGCCTACCGCAGGTCATCAAACAGTGGTCTGTTATTCGCACAAATTTACCTAAGCTCGCTACACTCGCCTTTTTGGGCATGGTATTAAATCAGTCATTAGGGTACTACGCGGGATTAACCACCACCGCTTCAAACATGGCGTTAATCACCTCTCTTGTGCCGCTGATTAGTGTTTTCCTGAGCTTACCCTTATTGGGCAAGCCTGTTTCGCCACTGAGTGTCATTGGTGGGGTTCTATCACTATTTGGGTTGGCGTTTATGCTCGGTGAGGGTGACGTGTTGTTTTTTACTACACAAGCAGTCACACAAGGTGATGCTTTGATGGTATTAGCTGCGGTGGTTTATGGCACATACTGCGTATTGCTTAAACGCTGGCAGATGCCATTCAGTAACTGGACCATGATCTACACACAAGGTGTATTAGCGGTATTCATGCTAACGCCACTCTGGCTTTCAAGTGAACAACTGCTGCCCACCAAAGCATCACTGCCTCTGATCGCCTACGCAGGTATTCTGGCCTCTATTTTTACGCCGTGGATGTGGGTCAAATCGATCAATCGTATTGGGGCGGATTCAACCGCTATGTTTATGAACTTATTGCCTGTTTTTGCCATGATCTTAGCGGCGACATTTTTGGGAGAAAAGATCCATCACTTCCATATAATGGGGGGCACGCTTGTGATTGGTGGTGTATTGCTAGCACAAGTTAAACCCAATCGCTGGCTCACCGCTTATCGTCAGCGCAGCCAGCGAATCATTTAG
- a CDS encoding YcbX family protein — MTTQQQTTATLSGIHVYPIKSIRGIELSSAWVEKQGLAFDRRLMLASSDGVMVTARKFPQLVLVKAALTAKGLVLSYPGKPSFHLDYSQFKMTPTEAVVWSDSFTAYTVDEGADEWFSELLDMDVELLFTGEDSNRMREKLGHSVSFADGYPLLIISQASLDELNGRSTERHKMAQFRPNIVVSGTEPFAEDSWKRFKIGEVEFEIMKPCERCILTTVETTTGKKRENREPLNTLAKFRANEFGQVFFGQNVRALNEGVIEAGSVIEVLEHQEPHFYVDQEKQTVESKSVTLIVDGVEIQGNNQEPLLNQAEAQGVKMRSSCRSGLCGACKVKVTSGEVKQPNAPAITEHEKEQGYALACCCVPETDIEIMS, encoded by the coding sequence ATGACCACTCAACAGCAAACCACAGCGACGCTTTCTGGCATTCATGTTTATCCGATCAAGTCTATCCGAGGCATTGAGTTATCAAGTGCTTGGGTAGAAAAGCAAGGCTTAGCTTTTGATCGACGTTTGATGCTCGCGTCTTCTGATGGGGTGATGGTGACTGCGAGAAAGTTTCCTCAATTGGTGCTGGTTAAGGCGGCGTTAACGGCAAAAGGGTTAGTGTTGAGCTACCCGGGTAAACCAAGTTTTCACCTAGACTATAGCCAATTCAAAATGACGCCGACAGAAGCAGTAGTATGGAGTGACTCGTTTACTGCCTATACGGTAGACGAGGGGGCAGATGAGTGGTTTAGTGAACTGTTAGATATGGATGTTGAGCTTCTATTTACGGGTGAAGATTCTAATCGAATGCGAGAAAAGTTAGGTCATAGCGTTAGCTTTGCTGATGGCTATCCGCTACTGATTATTTCACAGGCGTCACTTGACGAGCTGAATGGCAGAAGTACCGAGCGACACAAAATGGCACAGTTTAGGCCAAACATTGTTGTATCAGGCACAGAGCCGTTTGCAGAAGACAGTTGGAAGCGCTTTAAAATTGGTGAGGTCGAATTTGAGATCATGAAACCGTGTGAGCGCTGTATCCTGACAACGGTTGAAACCACCACGGGCAAGAAGCGTGAAAATCGTGAGCCATTGAATACGCTGGCGAAATTTAGAGCTAATGAGTTTGGGCAAGTGTTTTTTGGTCAAAATGTTCGTGCACTGAATGAAGGCGTGATTGAAGCGGGGAGTGTGATTGAGGTATTAGAGCATCAAGAGCCACACTTCTATGTAGACCAAGAGAAACAGACCGTTGAAAGTAAGTCAGTCACTCTTATCGTTGACGGTGTTGAGATTCAGGGGAACAACCAAGAGCCTTTACTGAATCAAGCAGAAGCTCAAGGTGTGAAGATGCGCAGTAGTTGTCGCTCGGGTTTATGTGGTGCGTGTAAGGTGAAAGTGACTTCTGGAGAAGTAAAACAACCCAATGCACCTGCCATTACTGAACATGAGAAAGAGCAAGGGTATGCTCTGGCATGCTGCTGCGTGCCAGAGACGGACATTGAGATTATGAGCTAG
- a CDS encoding restriction endonuclease subunit S — MSDFEKELEMMSQEMGEEPEQKLPSLEEQKAIAAELKQLEAEGKLTPEVLEQYFGKFYAKTATPVH; from the coding sequence ATGAGTGATTTTGAAAAAGAACTAGAAATGATGTCTCAAGAGATGGGCGAAGAGCCTGAGCAAAAATTGCCATCACTTGAAGAGCAAAAAGCCATTGCTGCAGAGTTAAAGCAACTTGAAGCAGAAGGCAAACTGACACCAGAAGTACTAGAGCAGTATTTTGGTAAGTTCTACGCTAAGACGGCAACACCTGTTCATTAA
- the pyrC gene encoding dihydroorotase produces MTTITITRPDDWHVHLRDGEVLKDTVRDISRYNGRALIMPNTIPPVTDTEMALAYRERIMAEQPSEQFEPLMALYLTDNTTPDEIRKAKATGKVVAAKLYPAGATTNSDSGVTSAQKIYPVLQAMQEVGMLLLVHGEVTTHDVDIFDREKQFLDTVLAPIVNDFPNLKIVLEHITTADAAEFVNNANENVAATITAHHLMYNRNHMLVGGIKPHFYCLPILKRNTHQQALVAAATSGSKKFFLGTDSAPHAKGMKEAACGCAGSYTAHAALELYAEVFEQEGKIENLEAFASHNGPDFYGIERNSDTVTLTKQAWPVAESMPFGNDVVVPIRAGEEIQWTVK; encoded by the coding sequence ATGACTACGATTACGATTACACGTCCAGATGACTGGCATGTTCACCTACGTGACGGTGAAGTATTAAAAGATACGGTTCGCGATATCAGCCGCTACAATGGCCGCGCACTGATTATGCCAAACACTATCCCACCAGTAACTGACACTGAAATGGCACTTGCTTACCGTGAGCGCATCATGGCAGAGCAACCAAGTGAACAGTTCGAGCCACTTATGGCGCTTTACCTAACTGACAACACGACACCTGATGAAATTCGCAAAGCGAAAGCAACAGGCAAAGTGGTTGCAGCTAAACTTTATCCTGCAGGTGCGACGACTAACTCTGATTCAGGCGTTACGTCAGCGCAAAAAATCTACCCTGTTCTTCAAGCAATGCAAGAAGTGGGTATGCTTCTACTTGTACACGGTGAAGTAACGACACACGATGTTGATATCTTTGACCGTGAAAAGCAGTTCCTTGATACGGTTCTAGCGCCAATCGTTAACGACTTCCCTAACCTGAAGATCGTACTTGAGCACATTACAACAGCAGACGCTGCTGAGTTTGTAAACAATGCGAATGAGAATGTCGCGGCAACGATTACTGCGCACCACTTGATGTATAACCGCAACCACATGCTGGTTGGCGGCATCAAGCCTCACTTCTACTGCCTACCTATCCTTAAGCGTAACACCCACCAGCAAGCGCTTGTTGCGGCAGCAACGAGTGGAAGCAAGAAGTTCTTCTTAGGAACGGATTCTGCACCACACGCTAAAGGTATGAAAGAAGCCGCTTGTGGTTGTGCAGGTTCATACACTGCGCACGCAGCACTAGAGCTTTACGCTGAAGTGTTCGAGCAAGAAGGTAAAATTGAAAACCTAGAAGCCTTCGCGAGCCACAACGGCCCTGACTTCTACGGCATTGAGCGAAACAGTGACACGGTAACACTTACTAAGCAAGCTTGGCCAGTAGCTGAGTCTATGCCTTTTGGTAATGATGTTGTCGTTCCAATCCGTGCAGGTGAAGAGATTCAGTGGACGGTTAAGTAA
- a CDS encoding L-dopachrome tautomerase-related protein — protein sequence MKNVKSLIAMSTALMLNTAYAADIEIVAELDGTRPGNITVTEQGRTFLSMQPLDAPTLRVVELMNDGSVKPFPTQDWADGPESGEVGLTSVIGIDSTPGGVVWLLDMGSADTPTQIIAWDTINDKLFKQIEIRKDVQVGNSFLQDFAIDTERNQMYIADTSLGNLYGDPAPAFVVVDLETGESRRLLESHKSLLSPGHEVMIDQAPMATKREDGSVDALYLGLNPITIDANNEWVYFGSVNGSAIYRIPAKALADTKLDEKTIAEKIEFFSEKRPSDGMIISGKGDIYVGDIEKNAVGVANEQGYKIFAQDDKLLSWADGFSIQGGYLYVTQNSLHLHPAFNRGVEGSKKPYHVLRIKLDD from the coding sequence ATGAAAAACGTAAAGTCATTAATTGCTATGAGCACAGCCCTAATGCTAAACACCGCATACGCTGCAGACATTGAGATTGTCGCAGAGCTTGACGGTACCCGCCCTGGCAATATCACCGTGACAGAGCAAGGTCGCACCTTCCTTTCTATGCAACCTCTCGATGCTCCTACTCTGCGCGTAGTTGAACTCATGAACGATGGTTCAGTTAAACCTTTCCCAACACAAGATTGGGCAGACGGCCCTGAGTCAGGTGAAGTGGGACTAACTTCAGTGATTGGCATCGATAGCACACCAGGTGGCGTTGTTTGGCTATTGGATATGGGCAGCGCCGATACCCCAACCCAAATTATCGCGTGGGACACCATCAACGATAAGCTGTTTAAGCAAATTGAAATCAGGAAAGACGTTCAAGTTGGTAACTCTTTCCTACAAGATTTTGCAATCGATACAGAGCGTAATCAAATGTATATTGCTGATACAAGTCTAGGTAATCTCTATGGCGACCCGGCTCCCGCTTTTGTTGTTGTCGACCTCGAAACAGGCGAGTCGCGTCGTTTGTTAGAGTCACATAAGTCACTACTTTCACCTGGGCATGAAGTGATGATTGACCAAGCGCCAATGGCAACCAAGCGTGAAGATGGCAGTGTTGATGCGCTGTATCTTGGGCTGAACCCAATTACCATCGATGCGAATAATGAATGGGTATACTTTGGCTCGGTTAACGGCAGCGCAATCTACCGCATCCCGGCAAAAGCACTGGCGGACACCAAGCTAGATGAGAAAACCATTGCTGAAAAGATAGAGTTTTTCAGTGAGAAACGCCCAAGTGACGGCATGATCATCTCAGGCAAGGGTGACATTTATGTGGGTGATATTGAGAAAAACGCAGTTGGCGTTGCCAATGAACAGGGCTACAAAATCTTCGCACAAGACGACAAACTACTGTCTTGGGCAGATGGTTTTTCCATTCAAGGTGGGTACTTGTACGTCACGCAAAACTCACTTCATTTACACCCAGCATTTAACCGTGGTGTTGAAGGATCTAAAAAACCATATCACGTGTTACGTATCAAACTTGACGATTAA
- a CDS encoding YqaE/Pmp3 family membrane protein, with protein sequence MENNKLLMIIICVLLPPLGVFIKFGLGSQFIINLILTLLFFVPGMVHALWLVLK encoded by the coding sequence ATGGAAAACAATAAGTTACTCATGATCATCATCTGTGTCTTGCTGCCGCCACTTGGCGTGTTTATCAAGTTTGGTTTAGGCAGTCAGTTTATTATTAATCTCATCTTAACCTTGCTGTTCTTCGTTCCGGGTATGGTGCATGCACTTTGGCTGGTTCTAAAATAA
- a CDS encoding TonB-dependent receptor plug domain-containing protein encodes MKLNKITPAILGLMTFGAYANTSDTQNYDETLVVTASGHSESADLAPATIEVLEAKDLELTAYRDLTSVLDGLAGVYITDLGIGNKGVSIRGLDSSQTLILVDGKRASSSDNLINHGNYSLQGIPVGNIERIEVIKGPLSALYGSNALGGVVNVITKQPTNEWQTQVNLGAGSLTRSGGDNYNGQVSTSGAIVEDVLYLDLSVSHQKFDEVESRREGGRSDQAATEANNVRANLRYDVNEQHSLQVGFEGKKLETGQLVFRTINGESVPMWMENHVEDYRVSLGHKGEFLWGSTEIKAYHNNFSQQNVRDVGTPGNPHDLEETIVDAFVRTGMGMHELVIGGSFMHQKLTTPGFGSNSSEDASQGAVFAQDEIALNQHWDLLLGGRIDHHETFGTHFTPRAYLVFQPNNNWVFKGGYGEGFSAPNLTQMSDNFVNDDPGHPQVVRGNSDLKPEENAAFEISGQYIADTWSVGVTAFHNDVTNLIELSCIENCSGENRAVHQYQNIDEARMQGIEANVNWQIMPTLSISGNTTFLDAKDKTQDTRLEERPRWTTNATVRWEATEKWELVPSWRYIGEQERTARGQTSAQSLPGYSVVDLTSNHQINSQWRINVGISNMFDVYLPDESDNYIDYFVEPGRRIFINSTWDF; translated from the coding sequence ATGAAATTAAATAAAATCACGCCCGCAATTTTGGGTCTAATGACTTTTGGCGCTTACGCTAACACTTCAGACACTCAAAATTATGATGAAACCCTTGTCGTGACGGCGAGCGGTCACAGTGAAAGTGCTGATCTCGCACCTGCAACGATTGAGGTGTTGGAAGCAAAAGATCTTGAATTAACCGCATACCGAGACCTAACCAGTGTGTTGGATGGCCTTGCTGGTGTATACATCACAGACCTAGGTATTGGAAACAAAGGGGTGAGCATTCGCGGTCTAGATAGTTCGCAAACCCTTATTTTGGTCGATGGTAAGAGAGCGAGTAGTTCTGATAATTTGATTAACCACGGCAACTATTCACTCCAAGGTATACCTGTCGGTAATATCGAACGTATAGAAGTGATAAAAGGCCCGCTGTCCGCTTTGTATGGCTCTAATGCATTAGGTGGTGTGGTGAATGTTATTACTAAGCAGCCAACCAACGAATGGCAAACGCAAGTGAACCTCGGAGCGGGCAGTTTAACTCGTTCTGGTGGTGACAACTACAATGGGCAAGTAAGTACCTCTGGCGCAATTGTTGAAGATGTCCTTTATCTAGATTTGAGCGTGTCACACCAAAAATTTGATGAGGTTGAATCTCGCCGTGAAGGTGGACGTTCAGACCAAGCAGCAACTGAAGCAAATAATGTCCGGGCGAACCTGCGTTACGATGTAAATGAGCAACACTCTTTGCAAGTGGGCTTTGAAGGTAAAAAATTAGAAACGGGTCAGTTGGTATTCCGAACTATTAATGGCGAAAGTGTTCCCATGTGGATGGAAAACCATGTAGAAGATTACCGTGTTAGTCTAGGTCACAAAGGAGAGTTTTTATGGGGCTCCACGGAAATCAAAGCGTACCACAATAACTTTAGTCAACAGAACGTAAGAGATGTTGGGACCCCAGGTAACCCGCATGACCTTGAAGAGACCATTGTTGATGCTTTCGTTCGCACGGGTATGGGTATGCACGAGTTGGTGATCGGTGGTTCATTTATGCATCAGAAGCTGACAACACCTGGCTTTGGTTCAAACAGTTCTGAAGATGCTTCTCAAGGGGCAGTGTTTGCTCAGGATGAAATAGCACTTAACCAGCATTGGGACTTGTTACTTGGTGGCCGAATTGACCATCACGAGACTTTTGGTACACATTTTACTCCTCGTGCATATCTGGTGTTTCAACCAAATAACAATTGGGTATTTAAAGGTGGCTACGGAGAGGGCTTTAGTGCACCAAACCTCACTCAAATGTCAGATAACTTTGTTAATGATGATCCTGGCCATCCTCAGGTCGTCCGAGGAAACAGCGATCTAAAACCAGAAGAGAACGCAGCATTCGAAATCTCGGGTCAATATATCGCAGACACCTGGAGCGTCGGTGTGACAGCATTCCACAATGATGTGACTAACTTGATTGAACTGTCATGTATTGAAAACTGTAGTGGAGAGAATAGGGCGGTACATCAATATCAAAACATTGATGAGGCGCGCATGCAAGGCATTGAAGCCAATGTGAACTGGCAAATCATGCCGACATTATCAATCAGCGGTAATACAACTTTCCTCGATGCCAAAGACAAAACTCAGGATACTCGTTTAGAGGAGCGGCCTCGCTGGACCACCAACGCCACAGTGCGTTGGGAGGCGACAGAGAAATGGGAGTTAGTTCCAAGCTGGCGTTATATCGGAGAACAAGAGCGTACTGCTCGTGGCCAGACTTCTGCACAATCTTTACCTGGTTACTCTGTGGTTGATTTAACCAGTAATCATCAAATTAATTCACAGTGGCGAATCAATGTTGGGATCAGCAACATGTTTGATGTCTACTTACCGGATGAATCTGACAACTACATTGACTATTTTGTCGAACCTGGAAGACGGATATTCATTAACTCAACATGGGATTTTTAA